From one Triticum urartu cultivar G1812 chromosome 3, Tu2.1, whole genome shotgun sequence genomic stretch:
- the LOC125543824 gene encoding CSC1-like protein At1g11960: MATIEDIGVSAAINILSAVIFLLAFAFLRLQPINDRVYFPKWYLKGSRQSPSHGGAFVRKFVNLDMRSYLKFLSWMPAALQMPEDELISHAGLDSAVYLRIYLTGLKIFVPITILAFLVLVPVNWTNDTLEGLKVEHSDIDKLSISNIPFGSKRFIAHLTMAYVFTFWTCYVLLREYEIVATMRLRFLASEKRRPDQFTV; the protein is encoded by the exons ATGGCTACGATTGAAGATATAGGTGTTTCTGCAGCTATCAACATACTGAGTGCCGTCATATTCCTGCTAGCATTTGCTTTCCTACGGCTACAGCCCATCAATGACAGGGTTTACTTCCCGAAGTGGTATCTGAAAGGTTCAAGACAAAGCCCAAGCCATGGGGGTGCATTTGTACGGAAGTTTGTAAATTTGGACATGCGATCATACTTGAAGTTCTTAAGTTGGATGCCTGCTGCTCTCCAAATGCCAGAGGATGAGTTGATTAGCCATGCAGGGCTTGATTCAGCTGTCTATCTGCGGATCTACTTGACAGG GCTTAAAATATTTGTTCCAATCACAATTCTAGCATTTCTTGTTCTTGTTCCTGTTAATTGGACAAATGATACCCTTGAGGGCTTGAAGGTAGAGCACAGTGATATCGACAAACTTTCGATATCCAACATACCTTTTGGGTCGAAGAG GTTCATAGCTCACTTGACTATGGCTTATGTTTTCACATTTTGGACATGCTATGTTCTGTTGCGGGAGTATGAAATAGTCGCAACAATGAGATTGCGTTTTCTTGCATCAGAGAAACGCCGCCCAGACCAGTTCACAGTATGA